A portion of the Candidatus Ruthia endofausta genome contains these proteins:
- a CDS encoding multicopper oxidase domain-containing protein, producing the protein MPNQLIPTLGINQSFLGVTLRGNRGDRVHIKVKNSLDKTTMLHWHGMKLPAKADGGPHQPIQLSGTWLSEFNIIQDAATLWYHSHQIHQTGRQVCQGLAGMFIIDDESAKNLSPPMEYGGDDFPVIIQNKDFKKNGVFAYIRSMPDRMMSKKG; encoded by the coding sequence TTGCCCAATCAATTAATCCCAACATTAGGCATTAATCAGTCTTTTTTAGGCGTGACTTTGAGAGGCAATAGAGGTGACCGAGTACACATTAAGGTTAAAAATAGCCTTGATAAAACCACCATGCTACACTGGCATGGGATGAAGCTACCTGCCAAAGCAGATGGTGGGCCTCATCAGCCAATTCAACTGAGTGGTACTTGGCTAAGTGAGTTTAATATTATTCAAGATGCAGCAACATTATGGTATCACTCTCATCAAATTCATCAAACAGGTAGGCAGGTTTGCCAAGGATTGGCAGGGATGTTTATTATTGATGATGAATCCGCTAAAAACTTAAGTCCACCTATGGAATATGGTGGGGATGATTTTCCAGTCATTATTCAGAACAAGGACTTTAAGAAAAATGGTGTATTTGCCTATATTCGCTCCATGCCAGATAGAATGATGAGTAAGAAGGGATAA
- a CDS encoding DUF3971 domain-containing protein, translating into MIKNTRLSGIKVSKINTWVSVIFAFIIVLVVLFFLTFLMLLKAPIETQLSSLTGLDVQLSKITFDFENKGITLKVHDISIASSEAQKMAMIKNLSWHINLLSLFDDIYHPSQIYIDTLVLYSNPDDLSIDDIKNMASLDTLEALYFFESLHINKTIIEDTVIKDTVEIAPLTLKRNGMQFLLTISNQNIGIKHLNIMIAFSGAKTNQNGFLTLPIILSDDDFELLSSLKLYNQQGDDFIQFSGLVQRMNVINISDYLPIALTGDATHQWIKHAFQSGELDDININIKKNLSKQLPAKIKFDAHLSNTELLFNTDWQSLKKLDANIAIDGKKITVMVNHATLNDMPLQGVKVQMLDMGKDKLEINIVSKINTQSEILTQFLKDAPLNDNVNDVLGQFSLSGKVSGNVDLIIPLDETEPVSYIDLSIQGNRLTTLDSAIVVKNYSAQLVLHNNQITSKGVGNIRGESFNIRINSNHQDNTLDALFEVGLTNSSDNFEFYLAKYSDQSWRANLKSDALKTDVKIILNEGALPEVRLINLQITALDKIKGNWGIQAKDFPSMYLSVQGMQVGESKLPDFNTTLESQDKVLKIINLEFLGIGVDGQNLSFDGAWVDGRTILTAKAKGSKLSEFLDKLNIKEKVRGGQFEFDVRLFCNCAPWNMNFKDTSGLIKMKVKEGVFTDKDPNIGRILSLLNIKSIAKRLELNVTDLISKGFVYDAIDAQVSIHNSMAIISHFKLDSSSSTISLTGSTNIVKQEYHLEAKVLPAISDAVPIATYLAGGGLTGLGVWLADKMLFKGKLINEIVDEVVGFRYKITGSWNEPIIENISTVL; encoded by the coding sequence ATGATTAAAAACACACGCTTAAGTGGTATTAAAGTATCAAAAATAAACACTTGGGTTAGTGTTATTTTTGCGTTCATTATTGTATTAGTAGTGTTATTTTTTTTGACTTTTCTAATGTTACTAAAAGCACCGATTGAGACTCAATTATCAAGCTTAACTGGGCTTGATGTTCAGTTGTCTAAAATCACCTTCGATTTTGAAAATAAAGGTATTACTTTAAAAGTGCATGATATTTCCATTGCGTCTAGTGAGGCTCAGAAAATGGCCATGATTAAAAACTTATCTTGGCATATTAATCTGTTAAGTCTGTTTGATGATATTTATCATCCTAGCCAAATTTATATTGACACCTTGGTGCTTTACTCTAATCCTGATGACCTTAGTATAGATGATATTAAAAATATGGCCTCACTTGACACGTTAGAGGCGTTATATTTTTTTGAATCCTTGCATATTAATAAAACAATTATTGAAGATACAGTTATTAAAGATACAGTTGAAATTGCACCATTGACGCTTAAAAGAAATGGGATGCAATTTTTATTAACAATATCTAATCAGAATATTGGCATTAAACACCTTAACATTATGATTGCCTTCTCTGGCGCCAAGACTAATCAGAATGGTTTTTTAACGCTACCAATTATTTTGAGTGATGATGATTTTGAATTGTTATCAAGCCTTAAATTGTATAACCAGCAAGGTGATGATTTCATCCAATTTAGTGGCCTTGTTCAACGTATGAATGTGATCAATATTAGTGATTATTTACCTATAGCATTGACAGGTGATGCAACTCATCAATGGATTAAACATGCATTTCAATCAGGTGAATTGGATGATATCAATATCAATATCAAGAAAAATCTTTCAAAGCAACTGCCAGCAAAGATAAAATTTGATGCACACTTAAGTAATACTGAATTATTGTTTAATACTGATTGGCAAAGTCTTAAGAAATTAGATGCAAATATTGCTATTGATGGTAAAAAAATCACAGTTATGGTTAATCATGCTACGTTAAATGACATGCCTCTACAAGGTGTGAAAGTTCAAATGTTGGACATGGGCAAAGACAAGTTAGAGATTAACATCGTTAGTAAAATTAACACCCAAAGTGAAATATTAACTCAGTTTTTAAAAGATGCGCCATTGAATGATAATGTGAATGATGTGCTTGGGCAATTTAGTTTATCTGGCAAGGTTTCAGGCAATGTAGATTTGATTATACCACTGGATGAAACAGAGCCGGTATCGTATATTGATTTGAGCATCCAAGGCAACCGTTTGACAACATTGGATAGTGCAATTGTGGTTAAGAACTATAGTGCACAATTAGTATTGCATAATAATCAAATTACCTCAAAGGGTGTAGGCAATATTCGAGGCGAATCATTTAATATTCGTATCAATTCTAATCATCAAGATAACACCTTAGATGCATTATTTGAAGTAGGACTGACCAACAGTAGTGATAATTTTGAGTTTTACTTGGCTAAATATTCGGATCAATCATGGCGGGCAAATCTTAAGTCCGATGCGTTAAAAACTGATGTAAAAATTATACTAAATGAAGGTGCTTTACCCGAGGTGAGACTAATAAATCTTCAAATAACAGCATTAGACAAGATAAAAGGTAATTGGGGTATTCAGGCAAAGGATTTCCCCAGTATGTATTTAAGTGTACAAGGCATGCAAGTGGGTGAAAGCAAGCTGCCTGATTTTAATACCACGCTTGAATCACAAGACAAGGTGCTTAAGATCATTAATTTAGAATTTTTAGGCATAGGTGTGGATGGTCAAAATCTTAGTTTTGATGGTGCTTGGGTTGATGGTAGAACCATACTCACTGCCAAAGCAAAAGGTAGTAAGTTGAGTGAATTTCTTGACAAATTAAACATCAAAGAGAAAGTTCGTGGTGGTCAATTTGAGTTTGACGTGCGTCTATTTTGCAATTGTGCGCCATGGAACATGAATTTTAAAGACACCAGTGGCTTGATTAAAATGAAAGTTAAAGAAGGTGTATTTACTGACAAAGACCCTAATATTGGTCGGATTCTATCATTGCTTAATATTAAATCTATTGCCAAGCGTTTAGAATTGAATGTCACTGATTTGATTAGCAAAGGGTTTGTTTATGATGCGATTGATGCACAAGTTTCTATTCATAATTCTATGGCAATCATCAGCCATTTTAAACTTGACTCAAGCTCAAGCACGATTAGCTTAACAGGCTCAACTAATATCGTTAAACAAGAGTATCATTTAGAAGCAAAAGTATTACCCGCCATTAGTGATGCCGTGCCGATTGCTACCTATTTAGCTGGTGGCGGCTTGACAGGTTTAGGGGTTTGGCTGGCGGATAAAATGCTATTTAAAGGCAAGTTGATTAATGAGATTGTTGATGAAGTTGTTGGATTTAGATATAAAATAACAGGTTCATGGAATGAGCCCATTATTGAGAATATATCAACCGTATTATGA
- a CDS encoding heavy-metal-associated domain-containing protein, whose product MSDNSIHLSILGMPCACGCVASVENALNKLDGVDKASVNFSDHTANTGGFGCQRNNQIYCISIK is encoded by the coding sequence ATGAGCGATAACAGCATTCATTTATCAATTTTAGGCATGCCTTGTGCTTGTGGATGTGTTGCCAGTGTTGAAAATGCCTTGAATAAGCTTGATGGCGTTGATAAGGCCAGTGTTAATTTTTCTGACCATACTGCTAATACTGGTGGTTTTGGTTGTCAAAGAAATAATCAGATTTATTGTATAAGCATTAAGTAA
- a CDS encoding non-canonical purine NTP pyrophosphatase: MYWASPGIYSARYVNCHGDDEANTQKVLTDMKDVPEGERTERFWCAIVLVECKNDPTPIIIQRGWEGEKMGDNGFDYDPIFIGISGKCSV, encoded by the coding sequence ATGTACTGGGCGAGTCCTGGTATTTATTCTGCACGTTATGTGAATTGTCATGGGGATGATGAGGCGAATACTCAAAAAGTATTAACCGATATGAAGGACGTGCCAGAGGGTGAGAGAACTGAACGATTTTGGTGCGCGATTGTTCTTGTTGAGTGTAAAAATGATCCAACACCCATTATTATTCAACGTGGTTGGGAAGGTGAAAAAATGGGTGATAATGGCTTTGATTATGACCCAATTTTTATTGGTATTTCTGGCAAATGCTCAGTCTAG
- a CDS encoding NuoB/complex I 20 kDa subunit family protein translates to MAIEGLMKQGFVTTSLDSVINWARTGSLWPMTFGLACCAVEMMEAGSSRYDLDRFGIVFRPTPRQSDLMIVAGTLTNKMAPALRKVYDQMPEPRWVISMGSCANGGGYYHYSYAVVRGCDRIVPVDVYVPGCPPTAEALLYGIMQLQDKIRRTNTIART, encoded by the coding sequence ATGGCAATTGAAGGCTTAATGAAACAAGGTTTTGTAACCACATCACTTGACAGTGTTATTAACTGGGCAAGAACAGGCTCACTTTGGCCGATGACTTTTGGCTTAGCATGTTGTGCGGTAGAGATGATGGAAGCAGGTTCTTCTCGTTATGATTTAGACCGTTTTGGTATTGTTTTTAGACCCACACCACGCCAGTCAGATTTAATGATTGTTGCAGGCACACTCACCAACAAAATGGCACCAGCTTTACGCAAAGTTTATGACCAAATGCCTGAGCCAAGATGGGTTATTTCTATGGGTTCGTGTGCGAATGGTGGCGGTTATTATCATTATTCTTATGCAGTCGTTAGGGGTTGTGATCGTATTGTTCCCGTTGATGTTTATGTGCCAGGTTGTCCACCAACGGCAGAGGCATTGCTATACGGCATTATGCAACTGCAAGATAAAATTCGTCGTACTAACACCATTGCGAGAACTTAA
- a CDS encoding c-type cytochrome: MIFDVNIIKAPVAVATKPRSGKEVCTSVYASCHSIGIAGAPKFGVKTDWTPRIKRGIARFSQSGNLGVGAMPPKGTCITCSDDELKAAIEHMTK; encoded by the coding sequence ATGATATTTGACGTTAACATCATCAAAGCACCCGTAGCAGTTGCTACAAAACCTCGCAGTGGCAAAGAGGTTTGTACTTCTGTATACGCTAGTTGCCATAGTATTGGTATTGCCGGTGCACCTAAGTTTGGTGTTAAGACTGACTGGACACCAAGGATTAAACGCGGTATAGCAAGATTTAGTCAAAGTGGCAATCTCGGAGTAGGTGCAATGCCACCGAAAGGCACCTGTATAACTTGTTCAGATGACGAACTAAAAGCAGCCATTGAACATATGACAAAATAA
- a CDS encoding dihydroorotate dehydrogenase electron transfer subunit, translating to MSKSNQDSIKVCDCQILAHYQFEGEQHILTLASDIIAKQTKPGQFVHLTVSSALAMRRPISIMSVDLENGTFDLLYKVVGEGTRQLSQRKVGDVLSIIGPIGNGFKLTDKKRPLLIGGGVGMPPMIAIAQQVKDFDYESFAILGAEVPFPFADKLADNNKNYQGATYTMPELEDWGIECRLASLQGFDGIFKGFVTDLAKVYLDGLTADERMQVEVYACGPNSMLMAVASLAKEYDLPCQISLEENMACAVGGCAGCVVEVQTDQGIAMKRVCVDGPVFDAYQVF from the coding sequence ATGAGTAAGTCTAATCAAGATAGTATTAAGGTTTGTGATTGTCAAATTTTGGCACATTATCAGTTTGAAGGCGAGCAACATATTTTAACTCTGGCATCAGACATTATTGCCAAACAAACCAAACCAGGACAGTTTGTACACCTTACTGTCTCTAGTGCTTTAGCTATGAGACGACCCATCTCAATTATGTCAGTTGATCTTGAAAATGGCACTTTTGATTTGCTTTATAAGGTTGTGGGTGAAGGCACTCGCCAATTATCACAGCGTAAAGTGGGCGATGTGCTATCAATTATTGGTCCTATCGGTAACGGCTTTAAACTCACTGATAAAAAACGACCACTATTGATTGGTGGCGGTGTGGGTATGCCACCGATGATTGCCATTGCACAGCAAGTAAAAGACTTTGACTATGAATCTTTTGCAATCCTAGGCGCTGAAGTGCCATTTCCCTTTGCTGATAAGTTGGCCGATAATAACAAGAATTATCAAGGCGCAACATACACCATGCCTGAATTAGAAGATTGGGGTATTGAATGCCGTTTAGCCAGCCTGCAAGGTTTTGATGGTATATTTAAGGGTTTTGTAACTGATTTAGCCAAAGTATATTTAGATGGTCTAACAGCTGATGAAAGAATGCAAGTTGAAGTATATGCTTGTGGCCCAAACTCAATGTTAATGGCAGTGGCTAGTTTGGCTAAAGAATACGACTTACCTTGTCAAATTTCATTGGAGGAAAATATGGCTTGTGCTGTGGGCGGTTGTGCAGGGTGTGTGGTTGAAGTGCAAACTGATCAGGGCATTGCTATGAAGCGTGTTTGTGTTGATGGTCCAGTGTTTGACGCCTACCAAGTATTTTGA
- the rpiA gene encoding ribose-5-phosphate isomerase RpiA: MTQDEMKFAVAQAALKYVVKNTIIGVGTGSTANFFIDALATMKNDIKGTVVSSKATAQRLEGHGIKVFDLNEVEAISVYIDGADESDGDLNLIKGGGGALTREKIVAVVADQFICIADESKLVAMLGSFPLPVEVIPMASNYVKHQITQRIGGAPKVRENFITDNGNLILDIKDLKITNPKAMEVELNSITGVVTNGLFANRGADVLLLGTSNGVKVVTI; encoded by the coding sequence ATGACTCAAGACGAGATGAAATTCGCTGTTGCGCAAGCCGCACTCAAGTACGTAGTAAAAAATACCATTATAGGCGTGGGTACTGGCTCTACTGCTAATTTTTTCATTGATGCATTGGCAACAATGAAAAACGACATCAAAGGGACTGTTGTAAGTTCTAAAGCAACTGCACAGCGATTAGAAGGCCATGGTATTAAAGTATTTGACCTTAATGAGGTAGAAGCTATTTCAGTTTATATTGATGGTGCAGATGAATCAGACGGCGATCTAAATCTTATCAAAGGTGGTGGCGGTGCGCTCACACGCGAAAAAATTGTAGCAGTGGTGGCTGATCAATTTATTTGTATTGCTGATGAATCAAAGTTAGTGGCAATGTTGGGCAGCTTTCCACTACCTGTTGAAGTTATTCCAATGGCATCTAACTATGTCAAACATCAAATCACCCAAAGAATTGGTGGAGCGCCTAAAGTTAGAGAAAACTTTATCACTGATAATGGTAACTTAATCCTTGATATTAAAGATTTGAAAATTACCAACCCCAAAGCAATGGAGGTAGAATTAAACAGCATTACTGGGGTAGTGACTAATGGGCTTTTTGCTAATCGTGGCGCAGATGTTTTATTATTAGGCACGTCTAATGGCGTAAAAGTCGTAACTATCTAA
- a CDS encoding M48 family metallopeptidase — protein MADIETQVYLKKLGYELSAHSENPSEYLDFFMLNDDDINAFAGPYGYIGMLLSSDSGSELVGVLSHEISHVTQNHLTRFSEKTGKFWLYYAANNKITKGISILKRYLKLTI, from the coding sequence GTGGCTGATATTGAAACCCAAGTTTATTTAAAAAAATTAGGTTATGAATTGTCTGCTCATAGTGAAAACCCATCTGAGTATCTTGATTTTTTTATGCTGAATGATGATGATATTAATGCTTTTGCAGGTCCATATGGTTATATTGGTATGTTGCTCAGTTCTGATTCTGGATCTGAGCTTGTAGGTGTTCTTTCTCATGAAATATCGCACGTTACTCAAAATCATCTAACTCGTTTTAGTGAGAAGACAGGAAAATTCTGGCTATACTATGCAGCTAATAATAAAATCACTAAGGGTATTAGTATATTAAAGCGTTATTTAAAACTTACAATATAG
- the argB gene encoding acetylglutamate kinase → MNNHQNTMSNNTHNIASVLTESLPYIQKFQGKTIVIKYGGNAMVDEALKSSFARDIVLMKLVGMNPIVVHGGGPQIAKILEKIGKQSQFIDGMRVTDAETMDVVEMVLGGLVNKEIVNLIHQHGGHSIGLTGKDGSLISAKKLKHYIEPTSEIIDLGHVGEVDKIDTSVINLLLKGDFIPVIAPIGVGKDSFSYNINADLVAGAIAQALNAEKLILLTNTSGLLDANGELLTGLDTNIIDELIEDGTIHSGMLPKINCALSAVKNGVKSTHIIDGRAAHAVLLEVFTDSGVGTLITCNE, encoded by the coding sequence ATGAATAATCATCAAAACACCATGTCTAATAACACACACAATATTGCAAGCGTCTTAACAGAAAGCTTGCCTTATATTCAAAAGTTCCAAGGAAAAACCATCGTCATTAAATATGGCGGTAATGCCATGGTTGATGAGGCCTTAAAATCCAGTTTTGCACGCGATATTGTGCTGATGAAGTTAGTGGGTATGAATCCAATTGTGGTGCATGGTGGTGGTCCACAGATTGCCAAGATATTAGAGAAAATTGGTAAACAAAGTCAATTCATTGATGGTATGCGCGTCACCGATGCAGAAACCATGGACGTGGTTGAAATGGTACTAGGTGGCTTGGTTAATAAAGAAATTGTCAATCTCATTCACCAACATGGCGGTCATTCAATTGGCTTGACTGGCAAAGATGGCAGTTTAATTTCTGCTAAAAAATTAAAGCATTATATTGAACCGACCTCTGAAATTATTGATCTTGGCCATGTGGGTGAGGTGGATAAAATTGATACTTCGGTGATTAACTTATTATTAAAAGGGGACTTTATTCCAGTTATCGCGCCTATTGGTGTAGGCAAAGATAGTTTTTCTTATAATATAAACGCAGATTTGGTTGCAGGTGCAATTGCACAAGCACTGAATGCTGAAAAATTAATATTATTAACCAATACGTCTGGTTTATTAGATGCCAATGGTGAATTATTAACTGGGCTTGATACCAATATTATTGATGAATTGATTGAGGACGGTACGATTCATAGTGGCATGTTGCCAAAAATTAATTGCGCTCTATCAGCCGTTAAAAATGGCGTTAAATCTACGCATATTATTGATGGACGGGCTGCACACGCAGTATTGTTAGAAGTCTTTACAGATAGTGGTGTAGGCACATTGATTACTTGCAATGAGTAA
- a CDS encoding sulfurtransferase TusA family protein has product MADETLDASGLNCPLPILKTKKALSKMDTGKILDVISTDTGSVKDIEAFCNQTGNKLISTVEESGKYIFTIEKV; this is encoded by the coding sequence ATGGCTGACGAAACTTTAGATGCATCAGGCTTAAACTGCCCATTACCAATTTTAAAAACTAAGAAAGCATTATCTAAAATGGATACTGGTAAAATCTTAGACGTAATATCAACTGATACTGGTTCAGTAAAAGACATTGAGGCTTTTTGTAATCAAACAGGTAACAAACTTATATCCACTGTTGAAGAAAGTGGCAAGTACATCTTCACCATTGAAAAGGTTTAA
- a CDS encoding asparaginase domain-containing protein: MTIKLLITGGTIDKVYKELTGQLVFKQTHLVDMLNQSRSMVDTLSEVLFLKDSLDMSDANRALILQKCQASETNRILITHGTDTMVKTAKLLGKEINNKTIVLFGAMMPYSIKSSDALFNLGMALSAVQTKKCGVYIAMNGQVFDFDKVEKNKGQGIFISS; this comes from the coding sequence ATGACAATTAAATTATTAATCACTGGCGGCACAATTGATAAGGTTTATAAGGAACTGACTGGTCAGTTAGTATTTAAACAAACTCATCTTGTTGATATGCTTAATCAATCTAGGTCAATGGTTGATACTTTGTCTGAAGTACTGTTCTTAAAAGACAGCTTGGATATGAGTGATGCTAATCGAGCATTGATTTTGCAAAAGTGTCAGGCAAGTGAGACAAACCGTATTTTAATTACTCATGGTACTGATACCATGGTTAAAACTGCAAAACTATTGGGTAAAGAAATTAATAACAAAACCATTGTTTTATTTGGTGCTATGATGCCTTATTCTATCAAAAGCTCTGATGCCTTGTTTAATTTAGGCATGGCTTTAAGTGCGGTACAAACCAAAAAGTGCGGTGTTTATATTGCTATGAATGGGCAAGTGTTTGATTTTGACAAAGTAGAGAAAAACAAAGGACAGGGTATTTTTATATCCTCCTAG
- a CDS encoding NADH-quinone oxidoreductase subunit A produces MLENYLPIIVFIFLGLAFGVGPMLIGYLLGPSKPYEEKNTQFECGFPAFDDSRMYFNVRYYLVAILFILFDLEVAFVFPWAVVQSQLGWFGFIAISIFLFLLVVGFIFEWKNGALEWE; encoded by the coding sequence GTGTTAGAAAACTATCTGCCTATCATTGTTTTTATTTTCTTGGGGCTTGCGTTTGGTGTTGGGCCGATGTTAATTGGTTATTTACTAGGGCCAAGCAAACCATATGAAGAAAAAAATACTCAATTTGAGTGCGGCTTTCCTGCCTTTGATGATTCGCGTATGTATTTCAATGTACGTTACTATCTAGTGGCTATTTTATTTATCTTGTTTGATTTAGAGGTTGCCTTTGTTTTTCCGTGGGCGGTAGTTCAGTCCCAACTTGGTTGGTTTGGCTTTATCGCGATCAGTATTTTCTTATTTTTATTGGTCGTGGGCTTTATTTTTGAGTGGAAAAACGGTGCACTTGAATGGGAATAG
- a CDS encoding YggS family pyridoxal phosphate-dependent enzyme → MIKDNLVKVQARINSVNHTQSVTLIAVSKTRSTDELQQAIDAGQQHCAENYLQEALIKINHLKGQNLIWHFIGPIQSNKTLKIAQNFDWVHSIERFKIAQRLNDQRPKNLPKLKVLLQINIDNEPSKSGVLVEGINELMTHFESLKNLTLRGFMCIPNPSNSTQSFVRMANVIKQHPNLDVLSMGMSHDLELAIASGATFVRIGTDIFGKRI, encoded by the coding sequence TTGATTAAAGATAACTTAGTAAAAGTTCAAGCAAGGATTAACAGCGTCAATCACACTCAATCCGTTACTTTAATTGCAGTGAGTAAAACTAGATCGACAGATGAGTTACAACAAGCCATTGATGCGGGTCAGCAACATTGTGCTGAAAACTATTTACAAGAAGCGTTGATAAAAATTAATCACTTAAAGGGTCAAAACTTAATTTGGCATTTTATTGGCCCTATTCAGTCAAATAAAACCTTAAAAATTGCCCAAAATTTTGACTGGGTACACAGTATAGAGCGATTTAAAATTGCCCAAAGACTCAACGATCAACGCCCAAAAAACTTACCTAAATTAAAGGTACTTCTTCAGATTAATATTGATAATGAGCCTAGCAAATCAGGCGTATTGGTTGAAGGAATTAATGAACTAATGACTCATTTTGAAAGCCTAAAAAATCTCACTTTAAGGGGCTTTATGTGTATACCTAATCCTTCTAACTCAACACAAAGTTTTGTAAGAATGGCAAACGTTATCAAGCAACATCCCAACTTGGATGTTTTATCGATGGGCATGAGTCATGATTTAGAATTAGCCATTGCTAGTGGTGCTACTTTTGTACGTATTGGTACAGATATTTTTGGCAAGAGGATTTAA
- the tldD gene encoding metalloprotease TldD: protein MIEQLLDDHHLNQEKITALLSSLAIKGADYADLYFQHSVIESWFLEENIVKSGTYHISHGVGARAVSSDQTSFAYSDDLNLKAIEKAIGFAKGISTQTGMGKIQAFQSIPQVARYGDSNPLNSFSSQKKVDFLNRIDKLARKEPKVKQVSASISGGFSEVLIASTDGVFAKDYRPMVRVSVSVIVEHNGRTESASSGGGGRYDYRYFIDHALDETYVNEAIRQALVALESKNAPAGNMPVILGSGWPGVLLHEAIGHGLEGDFNRKKSSIFTNRIGEQVASDKCIIVDNGTLENRRGSLTIDDEGTPTQNTLLIENGILKGYLFDKMNAKLMDTVSTGNGRRESYAHIPMPRMTNTYMLNGQDSLEDMIASVDDGIYALNFDGGQVDITSGKFVFSANEAYLIKNGKIMHPVKGVTLIGSGDEVLKKISMVANDLKLDNGVGVCGKDGQSVPVGVGQPSLKIDQLTVGGTEVNA, encoded by the coding sequence ATGATTGAGCAACTACTAGATGATCATCATCTAAACCAAGAAAAAATAACCGCTTTATTGTCTTCTTTGGCAATTAAGGGTGCTGATTATGCAGATTTGTATTTTCAACATTCGGTAATCGAATCCTGGTTTTTAGAAGAAAATATTGTTAAATCTGGCACTTATCACATTAGTCATGGCGTGGGTGCTAGAGCTGTGAGTTCTGACCAAACTAGCTTTGCTTATTCAGATGATTTAAACCTCAAAGCGATTGAAAAAGCTATTGGTTTTGCCAAGGGAATATCGACTCAAACTGGTATGGGAAAAATTCAGGCTTTTCAATCCATTCCACAAGTTGCTAGATATGGCGATTCAAATCCACTCAATAGTTTTTCTTCGCAAAAAAAAGTTGATTTTCTAAACAGAATTGATAAGCTTGCTAGAAAGGAGCCTAAAGTGAAGCAAGTCAGTGCTTCGATTTCTGGTGGGTTTAGCGAAGTGTTAATCGCTTCAACTGATGGCGTATTTGCAAAAGATTATCGTCCGATGGTACGTGTTAGTGTGAGTGTTATTGTTGAGCACAATGGTAGAACTGAATCCGCTTCAAGTGGTGGCGGTGGTCGGTATGATTATCGATATTTTATTGACCATGCTTTGGATGAAACTTATGTTAATGAAGCTATTAGACAGGCGTTAGTAGCGCTGGAGTCAAAAAACGCACCTGCTGGAAACATGCCAGTCATACTGGGTTCTGGCTGGCCAGGGGTATTACTACACGAGGCCATTGGCCATGGTTTGGAGGGTGATTTTAATCGTAAAAAATCATCCATATTCACCAATAGAATTGGTGAGCAAGTGGCCAGTGATAAATGCATCATTGTTGATAATGGTACCTTGGAAAATAGGCGTGGCAGTTTGACAATTGATGATGAGGGCACGCCAACACAAAATACTTTGTTGATTGAAAATGGCATCTTAAAAGGCTATCTATTTGACAAAATGAATGCCAAGTTAATGGATACGGTGTCAACAGGTAATGGCAGGCGCGAGTCTTATGCTCATATTCCCATGCCCAGAATGACTAACACTTATATGCTAAACGGGCAGGATTCTTTAGAGGATATGATTGCTTCTGTTGATGATGGTATTTATGCGCTTAATTTTGATGGCGGCCAAGTTGACATTACTTCAGGTAAATTTGTTTTTAGTGCTAACGAGGCCTATCTTATTAAGAATGGAAAAATTATGCACCCCGTTAAAGGTGTAACACTAATAGGCTCTGGTGATGAGGTGTTAAAGAAAATATCCATGGTAGCCAATGATTTAAAACTTGATAATGGCGTTGGCGTGTGTGGTAAAGATGGTCAAAGTGTGCCCGTAGGTGTTGGTCAACCCAGTTTAAAAATAGACCAGTTAACCGTGGGCGGTACTGAGGTTAATGCGTAA